One window from the genome of Rufibacter tibetensis encodes:
- a CDS encoding HD domain-containing protein has product MEELDCPAAFNDLEQKAWKFAVTAHGEQRRKYHNEPYVKHLERVAQTVMAYGGTTGMVMAALLHDVLEDTPVTEEEVQSFLEEVCQETIVKPAEVLQMVVDLTDQFTKQNAPGHNRKRRKQMEVERLSQISSRAQTIKLADIIDNTRDIIAQDISFARVYIPEIVALLEVLKKGEPFRLYMLACYEMQKAVYRLEEERSRFVSLPEKETE; this is encoded by the coding sequence ATGGAAGAATTAGATTGTCCCGCCGCATTCAATGATTTGGAGCAGAAAGCCTGGAAATTTGCAGTGACTGCCCACGGGGAGCAGCGTCGTAAATACCACAATGAGCCGTATGTAAAGCACCTGGAGCGGGTGGCGCAGACAGTTATGGCGTATGGCGGAACAACCGGAATGGTCATGGCTGCCCTGCTGCACGACGTACTGGAAGATACCCCGGTGACTGAAGAGGAGGTGCAATCGTTCCTGGAGGAAGTCTGCCAGGAAACCATTGTTAAGCCAGCGGAAGTGCTGCAAATGGTGGTGGACCTCACCGATCAATTCACCAAACAGAATGCCCCAGGCCACAACCGCAAACGCCGGAAACAGATGGAGGTAGAGCGCCTAAGCCAAATCTCTTCCCGTGCTCAGACCATAAAGCTCGCTGATATCATTGACAACACCCGCGACATCATTGCCCAGGACATCAGTTTCGCAAGGGTGTACATCCCTGAAATTGTGGCTTTGCTGGAAGTACTAAAGAAAGGCGAGCCATTCCGGTTGTATATGCTGGCCTGCTATGAAATGCAAAAGGCCGTTTACCGGTTAGAGGAGGAACGCAGCAGGTTCGTTTCGCTCCCAGAGAAAGAAACAGAATAG